A window of the Bdellovibrionales bacterium genome harbors these coding sequences:
- a CDS encoding HAD family hydrolase: protein MKRFAHWVFDLDGTVLDSSRFYELTLKEILPEFGITPGKEEINRAYKYFNPDDYFATFGFDAAKIKYAVQRLVAKNMEYADQIPAYEGIENLLVYLIDRDVEVTAWTGRELLSATKILDSTGLRKHFKTCVGRTCVTKNKPHPDGLLKILSDFNRHSDDVVMIGDHEYDMRGAQAAKVTGISVNWEGRVKPHVQSLAAHHFDKVAELHRWATNIYG from the coding sequence ATGAAACGATTTGCACATTGGGTTTTTGATTTAGATGGCACCGTGCTGGATTCCAGCCGATTCTACGAACTCACTCTGAAAGAGATTCTACCGGAGTTTGGCATTACGCCTGGCAAAGAAGAAATCAATCGCGCTTACAAGTACTTTAATCCCGATGATTACTTTGCAACTTTCGGATTTGATGCGGCAAAAATCAAATACGCCGTCCAAAGACTGGTCGCAAAGAATATGGAGTATGCCGATCAAATCCCTGCCTACGAGGGGATTGAAAATCTGCTCGTGTATTTAATCGACCGCGATGTCGAAGTCACAGCATGGACCGGACGCGAGCTTTTGTCAGCGACAAAGATTTTAGATAGCACCGGCCTTCGCAAACATTTCAAAACCTGTGTCGGTCGCACTTGCGTGACTAAAAACAAACCTCATCCCGATGGGCTGTTAAAGATTCTTTCGGATTTTAACCGTCACTCCGATGATGTCGTGATGATTGGTGATCACGAATACGATATGCGCGGGGCTCAAGCGGCGAAAGTCACCGGCATCAGTGTGAACTGGGAAGGACGCGTAAAACCGCACGTCCAGTCCCTTGCCGCTCACCACTTTGATAAAGTAGCCGAACTCCACCGCTGGGCTACAAATATCTACGGCTAG
- a CDS encoding GNAT family N-acetyltransferase — translation MMFTKQLANGFEIREVEEDTFWPLWEKYAYGIFTDNSLDFMWREHISSLEKENLKTLGKNMGSPFKIRLGVFKGDEFAGWSFGDQQSSDVYYMRNSAIRPEFRRQGLYSELLKTNIELLSQKGFQKIYSRHTTTNNAVIIPKLKAGFIITSMELDDMFGSLVHLSYFTNPLRRKVMEFRTGNLRPDEELKNVLKL, via the coding sequence ATGATGTTCACCAAGCAACTAGCAAATGGTTTTGAAATCCGCGAAGTCGAAGAGGACACTTTCTGGCCTTTGTGGGAAAAGTACGCTTACGGAATTTTCACTGACAACTCGCTCGATTTCATGTGGCGTGAGCATATTTCTTCGCTGGAAAAAGAAAACCTCAAAACTCTCGGTAAAAACATGGGAAGCCCCTTTAAAATTCGCCTCGGTGTTTTTAAAGGCGACGAATTCGCCGGGTGGAGCTTCGGTGATCAGCAAAGTTCGGATGTGTATTACATGCGAAACTCTGCCATTCGCCCTGAGTTCCGCCGCCAAGGCCTTTACAGCGAGCTCTTAAAAACCAATATCGAACTTCTGTCGCAAAAGGGTTTTCAAAAAATCTACAGCCGTCATACGACGACGAACAATGCCGTGATTATTCCAAAATTGAAGGCGGGCTTTATTATCACTTCAATGGAACTCGACGATATGTTCGGCTCCTTAGTGCATTTAAGCTATTTCACAAATCCACTGCGCCGAAAAGTAATGGAGTTCCGCACAGGAAACCTACGTCCTGACGAAGAACTAAAAAACGTTTTAAAATTATAA